The following are encoded in a window of Arthrobacter sp. NicSoilB4 genomic DNA:
- a CDS encoding deoxyribodipyrimidine photo-lyase, with product MSSGNLSSTLVWLRDDLRLDDNPALSEAASLGQPLTVVYVLDETSPGVRPLGGATKWWLHHSLADLAAGLEAKGSRLLLRRGPAAGIIRDLAEETGASTLLWNRRYGGPEREVDAGVKAWAAEQGLTASSFQANLMFEPWTVRTGAGGPYKVFTPFWRACLEAPEPRLPLDVPERLPAPAADADGNLPSGAQLDSWGLLPHTPDWSAGLAATWQPGEAGAHERLEDFLDGPAEEYGTGRDTPGVEGTSRLSAHLRFGEISPFRIWHALRERFGPAAPSDVGIFRSELGWREFCWQLLYENPELATRNYRPEFDRFAWQTPSDAELGAWQQGRTGYPLVDAGMRQLWQTGWMHNRVRMAAASFLVKNLLADWRLGEAWFWDTLVDADAASNPANWQWVAGSGADASPYFRIFNPVTQSKKFDAGARYLREYLPELSGLDDKTIHEPWKADGSAAGYPDPVVGLPESRARALETYQRLKDG from the coding sequence ATGTCTTCGGGAAACCTGTCCTCGACCCTTGTCTGGCTCCGCGACGATCTCCGGCTGGATGACAACCCGGCCCTGAGTGAAGCGGCCTCACTGGGACAGCCGCTGACCGTGGTGTATGTCCTCGACGAAACCTCCCCCGGTGTGCGTCCCCTCGGCGGCGCCACGAAATGGTGGCTGCACCACTCCCTGGCGGACCTCGCCGCCGGTTTGGAGGCCAAGGGCTCCCGCCTGCTGCTGCGCCGCGGTCCGGCCGCGGGCATCATCCGGGACCTTGCGGAGGAAACCGGGGCCTCGACCCTGCTGTGGAACCGCCGCTACGGGGGCCCCGAACGCGAGGTGGACGCCGGCGTCAAGGCCTGGGCCGCCGAACAGGGCCTCACTGCTTCCAGCTTCCAGGCGAACCTGATGTTTGAACCGTGGACGGTGCGGACCGGGGCGGGCGGCCCGTACAAGGTCTTCACGCCTTTCTGGCGGGCCTGCCTGGAGGCGCCGGAGCCCCGGCTCCCCCTGGACGTCCCGGAGCGCCTCCCTGCCCCGGCTGCGGACGCGGACGGAAATCTCCCGTCCGGCGCCCAACTCGACAGCTGGGGGCTGCTCCCCCATACTCCGGACTGGAGCGCCGGCCTCGCGGCCACGTGGCAGCCCGGAGAAGCCGGTGCCCACGAACGGCTTGAGGATTTCCTCGACGGCCCGGCAGAGGAGTACGGCACCGGCCGGGACACGCCGGGCGTCGAAGGGACCAGCCGGCTCTCCGCCCATCTGCGGTTCGGCGAAATCAGCCCCTTCCGGATCTGGCACGCACTGCGCGAACGCTTCGGGCCCGCGGCGCCGTCCGACGTCGGGATCTTCCGGTCTGAACTCGGCTGGCGGGAGTTCTGCTGGCAGCTGCTGTACGAGAACCCGGAGCTGGCCACCCGCAACTACCGGCCCGAGTTTGACCGCTTCGCCTGGCAGACGCCGTCGGACGCCGAACTCGGTGCCTGGCAGCAGGGCCGCACCGGCTATCCCCTGGTCGACGCCGGCATGCGACAGCTCTGGCAGACCGGCTGGATGCACAACCGGGTGCGGATGGCCGCCGCGAGTTTCCTGGTCAAGAACCTCCTGGCCGACTGGCGGCTCGGCGAGGCGTGGTTCTGGGACACCCTGGTGGACGCCGACGCCGCGAGCAACCCGGCGAACTGGCAGTGGGTGGCCGGATCCGGCGCCGACGCCTCGCCCTACTTCCGCATCTTCAACCCTGTGACCCAAAGCAAGAAGTTCGACGCCGGTGCCCGCTACCTGCGCGAGTACCTCCCGGAGCTGTCCGGGCTGGATGACAAGACGATCCACGAACCGTGGAAGGCCGATGGTTCGGCTGCCGGCTACCCGGACCCTGTGGTCGGGCTGCCTGAGTCCCGGGCCCGGGCGCTGGAGACCTACCAGCGTCTCAAGGACGGCTGA